Proteins encoded by one window of Desulfurococcus sp.:
- a CDS encoding DNA repair exonuclease — protein sequence MTLLSSRLGVPSMIYIHTGDLHLGCTLSERGPLAEFYLKILEEIADKAISEKAPVLVAGDFFDSYNPDNYTLMTKVAESLRRLRDSGISVIAVQGNHDNARSRHGVLDFYDASGLLKLTRYEEKEGWLVLYPLRIGDQVFYGIPGFRNQAESRYIKEKRVVFKGLDEARKNSLIILAHVSIEFAGFKPSSYSYMYGRMDVLRDEFTGVLPPETRYVALGHIHLPIPSERVFKSNIAYPGAPIGMNAMDLRDSARLEKAGVKRRILLVDISSDTPLVKAFELQNTPRVIHEKVYTSNLDELKKHLEKTIRDYTDYHSFIIDVEGLRIESSGELSRIVQELQRKHSKLIHLKLTGEESVKSILVGFNPSIEVTGELSVDELEAEILKEYVEKQGLRIPFEKVHEILRLMYEEREEKGESFYRSLYDKIKEALREIYGKAENVGK from the coding sequence TTGACACTACTATCATCTAGACTGGGAGTGCCATCAATGATCTATATTCACACAGGAGACCTGCATCTTGGATGCACCCTCTCCGAGAGAGGTCCTCTCGCTGAATTCTACTTGAAAATCCTGGAGGAGATCGCGGATAAAGCTATCTCGGAGAAAGCACCCGTACTAGTAGCCGGCGACTTCTTTGATTCATATAACCCTGATAACTACACGCTCATGACGAAGGTGGCTGAGAGTCTAAGACGCCTGCGTGATAGTGGTATTAGTGTAATCGCTGTACAAGGGAACCATGATAACGCGAGGAGCAGGCACGGGGTACTAGACTTCTATGATGCATCAGGACTGTTAAAGCTCACTAGGTATGAGGAGAAGGAGGGCTGGCTGGTACTCTACCCGCTGAGAATCGGAGACCAGGTCTTCTACGGTATCCCAGGCTTCAGGAATCAAGCTGAATCCAGATACATTAAGGAGAAGAGGGTAGTATTCAAGGGTCTAGATGAAGCGAGAAAGAACAGCTTAATTATTCTCGCCCACGTGAGCATCGAGTTCGCTGGCTTTAAGCCAAGCAGCTACAGCTACATGTACGGGAGGATGGATGTATTGAGAGATGAATTCACAGGGGTTCTCCCGCCTGAGACACGTTATGTAGCGTTAGGCCACATACACTTACCTATTCCATCTGAGCGAGTATTCAAGTCGAATATAGCCTACCCTGGAGCACCTATAGGCATGAATGCAATGGATCTCCGGGATTCAGCTAGACTCGAGAAAGCAGGCGTGAAGCGTAGAATACTCCTCGTGGATATCAGTAGCGATACACCACTAGTTAAAGCCTTCGAACTGCAGAATACCCCGAGAGTAATCCATGAGAAAGTATACACAAGTAATCTAGATGAGCTGAAAAAGCACTTGGAGAAGACTATAAGAGACTACACGGACTACCATAGCTTCATCATTGATGTAGAGGGATTAAGAATCGAGAGTAGTGGCGAGCTAAGCAGGATCGTGCAGGAGCTTCAACGCAAGCATAGCAAGCTTATTCACTTAAAGCTAACTGGAGAAGAGAGCGTGAAATCCATTCTAGTGGGCTTTAATCCATCCATAGAGGTTACAGGGGAGCTCTCAGTAGACGAGCTTGAAGCTGAAATCCTCAAGGAGTACGTGGAGAAACAGGGCTTGAGAATACCCTTCGAGAAAGTGCATGAAATACTTAGATTAATGTACGAGGAGCGCGAGGAGAAAGGTGAATCATTCTACCGGTCCCTCTACGATAAGATTAAAGAAGCTTTAAGAGAAATATATGGTAAGGCTGAGAACGTTGGAAAATAG
- a CDS encoding small multi-drug export protein: MDPGLNTLLWAVILAFAPVSEIRGAIPYLFLKAGGNTQLLLQGIVLSVLSNMSVPLIVIPLLSLIDLVIAKPWVPSGIKRLYAWMRKWGEKKALGVKKGSYIALAVFVGVPLPATGAWTGSLVAYVLGLDKKKSIIAIDAGVLMASLIVLAATYLGIEALKKIFML, translated from the coding sequence ATGGATCCAGGGCTTAACACGCTTCTCTGGGCTGTTATACTAGCTTTCGCCCCGGTCAGCGAGATCCGTGGTGCAATACCATACTTGTTCTTGAAGGCTGGAGGCAATACTCAGCTACTTCTACAGGGAATAGTGCTCTCAGTACTCTCAAATATGAGCGTCCCCCTCATAGTAATCCCTCTTCTCTCTCTTATAGACCTGGTTATAGCGAAGCCGTGGGTTCCATCAGGTATTAAACGCCTCTATGCATGGATGAGGAAGTGGGGTGAGAAGAAGGCTCTTGGAGTTAAAAAGGGCTCGTATATAGCGCTAGCAGTATTTGTTGGAGTCCCTCTTCCCGCGACAGGTGCTTGGACAGGTAGCCTTGTAGCATACGTGCTCGGCCTAGATAAGAAGAAGTCTATTATAGCGATAGATGCCGGGGTTCTGATGGCCTCACTAATAGTCTTAGCAGCCACGTATCTAGGTATCGAGGCATTGAAGAAGATATTCATGCTTTAA
- the lysS gene encoding lysine--tRNA ligase has protein sequence MVKHWIDELADKLYEALKSRGKEVYVFNGGLSVSGLQHVGRLRGEIIIAETLRRILSERGLRIKQYLTLYTQDPWKGKEAQLKQFSDPVEAGRYAGNPLIRVPDPKGCHANWVEHYWSDFGPFIGEFTDGNIEVVTTSDMYKSAFKEFIKLTLEKREEVRRVVNKYRGRKPYPEDWIPIEPICERCGRIDSTRTVRILSDDRVEYECTHCGYRGITDIGNSKLMWRIEWTGIWWVLGVDFEPYGKDHAMPGGSRDSCVDLAVNVYGFKPPEGLAYEWVEWKKPDGTLADMGSSDFLGFTPREWLEVAHPHVYRFIVLKTPPMKKYAVGLHEVPQYYSQYYRAERIYYGLEKADEEEEVLLKRSYELSYPKGYPPREPPEQVSYTHLAILSQVVPEDKWSSEGLKRLMSIRLLPEKPSEYGARRILEILPKAHTWALRYGGEAYAFTLNTVENAARIAEKMPGEYREFFNALYESLSSLEEWSEESIKNSMINITGSMRRDVISEFYKYFYMLYVGRESGPRAAPLLALMGREQALRYLEVFKHL, from the coding sequence ATGGTGAAGCATTGGATTGATGAGCTGGCAGATAAGCTGTATGAGGCCTTGAAGAGTAGAGGTAAAGAGGTGTACGTCTTCAATGGTGGGTTATCAGTTTCAGGGCTACAGCATGTAGGCAGGTTGAGGGGGGAGATAATTATCGCTGAAACCTTGAGGAGGATACTTAGCGAGAGAGGTTTGAGGATTAAGCAGTATCTCACTCTATACACGCAGGATCCGTGGAAGGGTAAGGAGGCTCAGTTGAAGCAGTTTAGTGACCCGGTTGAGGCTGGCAGGTATGCTGGGAACCCTCTTATAAGAGTACCAGACCCCAAGGGGTGTCATGCTAACTGGGTTGAACACTACTGGAGTGACTTCGGCCCCTTCATAGGCGAGTTCACAGATGGAAACATAGAGGTTGTCACCACAAGCGATATGTATAAGAGTGCATTCAAAGAGTTCATTAAGCTAACTCTAGAGAAACGCGAGGAGGTTAGAAGAGTAGTCAACAAGTATAGAGGTAGAAAACCCTACCCAGAGGACTGGATCCCTATTGAACCCATATGTGAGAGATGCGGGAGGATAGATTCAACTAGGACGGTGAGAATCCTCAGCGATGATAGAGTAGAATACGAGTGCACTCACTGCGGATACAGGGGGATTACAGATATAGGTAACAGTAAACTGATGTGGAGGATCGAGTGGACTGGCATCTGGTGGGTTCTAGGAGTAGACTTCGAGCCCTACGGAAAGGATCACGCTATGCCTGGAGGCAGCAGAGACAGCTGTGTCGACTTAGCTGTAAACGTCTACGGGTTTAAACCCCCTGAGGGATTAGCGTACGAGTGGGTTGAATGGAAGAAGCCTGATGGAACACTAGCAGACATGGGGAGTAGTGACTTCCTTGGTTTCACGCCGAGAGAATGGCTTGAAGTCGCCCACCCACACGTGTACAGGTTCATAGTGTTGAAGACTCCGCCTATGAAGAAGTATGCTGTGGGCCTACACGAGGTACCCCAGTACTACAGCCAGTACTATAGGGCTGAGAGAATATACTATGGCCTCGAGAAGGCTGATGAAGAAGAGGAAGTACTATTAAAGAGAAGCTACGAGCTCAGCTACCCTAAAGGGTATCCTCCAAGAGAGCCACCTGAACAGGTATCCTACACGCATCTAGCTATTCTATCACAGGTAGTCCCTGAAGACAAGTGGAGTAGTGAGGGGTTAAAGAGGTTGATGAGCATTAGGCTACTCCCAGAGAAGCCCAGCGAGTACGGTGCCCGGAGGATACTAGAGATCCTGCCGAAGGCTCACACATGGGCTTTAAGATACGGTGGGGAGGCGTATGCTTTCACGTTAAACACTGTGGAGAATGCTGCCAGGATAGCTGAGAAGATGCCTGGCGAGTACAGAGAGTTCTTCAACGCTCTCTACGAGAGTCTCTCAAGCCTAGAGGAGTGGAGCGAAGAATCAATCAAGAACTCCATGATTAATATTACAGGTAGCATGAGGAGAGATGTCATCAGCGAGTTCTACAAGTACTTCTACATGCTCTACGTTGGCAGGGAGAGCGGGCCACGGGCGGCTCCACTTCTAGCTTTAATGGGCCGGGAGCAGGCTTTAAGATACCTGGAGGTATTTAAACACCTCTAG
- a CDS encoding MFS transporter, which translates to MKALRLSLRDQGSTVRTTLVILVSLGLVSFFADMAYQGSVSIRGSYLSSIGAPLIVAGVLNIGWLVNYSSRFLSGLISDYFRKPVLFWMLVFLGYFFNAVAILLLAYARSWEIIVLLIVFERFGKGLRTPMRDVIISEISEGIGKGLGFGIHGVLDQAGSVLGPLIASLILASRSQSYPDAFLMLAIPGFIAVMLVAVAWFMYPKPRAVTGGKHGTGFKGLTREYYVYILGLAVFSLGYVSWDIIGYYSRNLGFQPDYIALLYTIAMLVDGLLSIPLGALYDRVGLRTVILVPLAATSVGFLLPILPGVYGSLLLAVVWGLATSLFETTSKAAVADLVSVEKRSIAYGFYGLVNGILLFIGGLVQSMLLGVSLSILILYITVVELASLIILLKAGR; encoded by the coding sequence ATGAAGGCTCTAAGACTTAGCCTGCGGGATCAAGGCTCCACTGTGAGAACCACACTGGTTATTCTTGTATCTCTCGGACTGGTCTCGTTCTTCGCTGACATGGCTTACCAGGGCTCAGTCTCCATACGCGGCAGCTACCTGAGCTCTATTGGCGCGCCACTCATAGTCGCCGGCGTATTAAACATAGGCTGGCTTGTAAACTACTCCTCCAGGTTCCTCAGTGGATTGATAAGCGACTACTTCAGGAAGCCTGTTCTCTTCTGGATGCTGGTCTTCCTCGGCTACTTCTTTAATGCTGTAGCAATACTGCTATTAGCCTACGCGCGCAGCTGGGAGATAATAGTACTGTTAATAGTGTTTGAACGCTTCGGGAAGGGGTTAAGGACGCCTATGAGGGATGTCATAATCTCAGAGATTAGTGAGGGTATAGGGAAAGGACTAGGCTTCGGGATACACGGGGTCCTGGATCAAGCGGGCTCAGTGCTAGGCCCTCTCATTGCATCGTTAATTCTCGCATCGAGAAGCCAGAGCTACCCGGATGCATTCCTAATGCTAGCGATACCAGGTTTCATAGCAGTCATGCTGGTTGCCGTAGCATGGTTCATGTACCCGAAGCCCCGGGCTGTAACTGGTGGTAAGCATGGCACCGGCTTCAAGGGGTTGACGAGAGAGTACTACGTGTACATTCTAGGCTTAGCTGTATTCAGCCTCGGCTATGTTTCATGGGATATCATAGGCTACTACTCGAGGAACCTAGGGTTCCAACCAGACTACATAGCACTCCTCTACACTATAGCGATGCTTGTAGATGGATTACTATCTATCCCCCTTGGGGCCCTATACGATAGAGTGGGATTGAGGACTGTGATACTAGTCCCCTTAGCAGCTACATCTGTAGGCTTCCTACTACCTATTCTACCAGGTGTCTATGGAAGCCTGCTACTAGCAGTAGTATGGGGGCTTGCGACAAGCCTCTTCGAGACAACATCAAAGGCTGCTGTAGCAGACTTAGTTTCAGTTGAGAAAAGATCAATCGCGTACGGGTTCTACGGGCTTGTAAACGGGATCCTACTATTCATTGGTGGATTAGTACAGAGCATGCTGCTGGGTGTAAGCTTGAGTATCCTCATACTGTACATTACAGTAGTAGAGTTAGCCAGTCTCATAATACTGCTTAAAGCGGGAAGGTGA
- the leuS gene encoding leucine--tRNA ligase → MSTQEFLEWLRSVEAKWQARWRRDRVFEANPDPAKPKYFITVPYPYTNAPLHIGHGRTYTIGDIVARYKRLKGFNVLYPMAFHITGTPIVAVSEMIARGEKPVIEMYKSYIRYYVSDESRVEEIVKSFTNPLNLAEFFADKVSLDFDALGYSIDWRRRFHTGEPAYNAFITWQYRKLMEKGMIARGDHVVTYCLLHKQPEGEDDIQDADVNPVEILEYTALKFHEEEAGRYLVAATLRPETIYGATNLWVNPNARYLELEWRGERIVVSEKAYVKLAHQYPEDEIRVLGEIQGRELVGRTVTSPIGVKLLVLPARFVDPDNATGIVYSEPSDAPYDYIALEELRRSKETLREYGVEPSVLDSIKPVKIINVPGVEGHHAALLVEKAGITSQMDPRLEEVTASIYKEQYYNGVMIVDDPLVKGLPVREARSKIREKLISEGKAFTFYELNRKAKCRAGGEIIVAKIKGQWFLNYGLKDVKEKTRRFIEEKLTIIPEKYKKAFLDTLEWLDKRPCARKRGIGTPLPWEPEWIIESLSDSTIYMAFYTIIHKIREYNIKPEQLSPEVFDYIFLGIGDPAEISGKTGIPLKALEEMRNEFSYWYPVDQRHTSIPHISNHLSFYIIHHVVLFPPDLWPRMITLNEAVIREGAKMSKSKGNVIPLRDIARLYSADLFRLYISWAAELDSILDWREREVATVVDSLRRFTELARSAATAECSSMPVDDPASRWFIDKFNQLVANATESLERMEIRKYVQEAFFNALTIVEKYRDLAGDHYLCGVKSILKDWITILNPVIPHVTEEIHEIMGGSRYLSLSSWPQLKQPVNIELDVAMDHAIALLEDIREVVRLLKKTPSKIYVIVAPAWKREVAIKAMDGVPLKEVVDYARNTYGLKGREIEIVEAYNHFKKQPINDVRVKQPSGV, encoded by the coding sequence TTGAGTACGCAGGAATTCCTTGAATGGCTGAGGAGTGTTGAAGCTAAGTGGCAGGCTAGATGGAGGAGGGATAGAGTCTTCGAAGCTAACCCTGATCCAGCTAAACCTAAATACTTCATTACAGTGCCGTACCCCTACACTAATGCGCCGCTACATATAGGGCATGGGAGAACCTACACGATAGGTGATATAGTAGCCAGGTATAAGAGGCTGAAGGGGTTTAATGTTCTGTACCCGATGGCCTTCCATATAACTGGGACACCAATAGTAGCTGTCTCAGAGATGATTGCCCGCGGCGAGAAGCCAGTTATAGAGATGTACAAATCGTATATTAGATACTATGTAAGCGATGAATCAAGAGTCGAGGAGATAGTTAAATCCTTTACTAACCCGCTCAACCTAGCAGAGTTCTTCGCTGATAAAGTTAGCTTGGACTTTGATGCACTAGGATACAGTATCGACTGGAGGAGGAGATTCCACACTGGTGAACCAGCATACAATGCTTTCATCACATGGCAGTACAGGAAGCTCATGGAGAAGGGAATGATTGCTAGAGGCGACCACGTAGTCACCTACTGCCTGCTGCACAAGCAGCCGGAGGGAGAGGATGATATACAGGATGCAGACGTGAACCCAGTGGAGATACTAGAGTATACAGCCCTTAAATTCCATGAGGAGGAGGCAGGTAGATACCTTGTAGCTGCAACTCTAAGACCAGAGACCATATACGGTGCTACGAATCTATGGGTTAACCCTAATGCTAGATACCTTGAATTAGAGTGGAGAGGAGAGAGGATAGTAGTCTCGGAGAAAGCCTATGTAAAGCTTGCACACCAGTATCCAGAGGATGAGATAAGAGTACTAGGGGAGATACAGGGGAGAGAGCTTGTTGGGAGAACAGTTACTTCTCCAATCGGTGTTAAACTACTCGTGCTACCAGCCCGGTTCGTAGACCCTGATAATGCAACCGGCATCGTATACAGCGAGCCCAGCGACGCCCCCTACGACTACATTGCATTAGAGGAGCTGAGAAGGAGTAAGGAGACTCTAAGAGAGTACGGGGTTGAGCCAAGTGTACTTGACTCCATAAAGCCAGTGAAGATCATCAATGTACCCGGCGTAGAAGGCCATCACGCAGCCCTCCTAGTTGAGAAAGCTGGTATAACAAGCCAGATGGATCCACGGTTAGAAGAGGTGACGGCAAGCATATACAAAGAACAGTACTATAATGGCGTCATGATAGTCGACGACCCCCTTGTAAAAGGGCTCCCAGTTAGAGAAGCTAGGAGTAAAATCAGGGAGAAACTAATTAGTGAAGGAAAAGCATTCACCTTCTACGAGTTGAATAGAAAAGCGAAGTGCAGGGCTGGAGGCGAGATAATAGTAGCTAAGATTAAAGGACAGTGGTTCCTAAACTATGGTTTAAAGGATGTTAAGGAGAAAACCAGGAGGTTCATTGAGGAGAAGCTCACTATAATACCCGAGAAGTACAAGAAGGCTTTCCTTGATACATTAGAGTGGCTGGATAAAAGACCCTGTGCTAGAAAGAGGGGTATAGGGACACCACTACCCTGGGAGCCCGAGTGGATTATTGAGAGTCTAAGCGACTCTACAATATACATGGCATTCTACACTATAATCCACAAGATCCGCGAGTACAATATCAAGCCTGAACAACTCTCCCCCGAGGTATTCGACTACATCTTCCTGGGTATAGGGGATCCAGCTGAGATCTCAGGGAAGACAGGTATACCCTTGAAGGCCCTGGAGGAGATGCGCAATGAATTCAGTTACTGGTACCCAGTCGACCAGAGGCATACATCCATACCACACATAAGCAATCATCTCTCATTCTACATTATACACCATGTAGTCCTCTTCCCGCCGGATCTCTGGCCTAGAATGATAACGCTCAATGAAGCTGTTATACGTGAAGGAGCGAAGATGTCTAAGAGTAAGGGGAACGTTATACCATTAAGAGATATTGCGAGACTATACTCAGCAGACCTCTTCCGCCTCTACATATCGTGGGCTGCAGAACTTGATAGTATTCTAGACTGGAGGGAGAGAGAAGTTGCTACAGTAGTCGACTCACTAAGAAGGTTTACTGAGCTAGCTAGAAGTGCTGCTACAGCTGAATGCAGTAGCATGCCAGTAGACGATCCAGCGTCAAGATGGTTTATTGATAAGTTCAACCAGCTGGTTGCTAATGCCACCGAGAGCTTAGAGCGCATGGAGATCAGGAAGTACGTGCAGGAAGCGTTCTTCAATGCTTTAACAATAGTGGAGAAGTACCGTGACCTAGCCGGCGACCACTATCTCTGCGGAGTAAAAAGTATTCTGAAAGACTGGATCACAATTCTCAACCCGGTGATACCTCACGTAACAGAGGAGATCCATGAGATTATGGGTGGTAGCAGGTATCTCTCGCTCAGCTCGTGGCCGCAGCTTAAGCAGCCAGTTAACATCGAGCTGGATGTAGCTATGGATCACGCTATAGCGCTACTAGAGGATATAAGAGAAGTAGTAAGACTACTCAAGAAGACACCGTCAAAAATATACGTTATTGTAGCACCAGCGTGGAAGCGGGAGGTAGCCATTAAAGCTATGGATGGGGTTCCGCTCAAAGAGGTCGTAGACTACGCTAGGAATACTTACGGGTTGAAAGGTAGAGAGATTGAGATCGTCGAAGCATACAACCACTTCAAGAAGCAGCCGATAAACGATGTTAGAGTTAAGCAGCCAAGTGGAGTATAA
- a CDS encoding MarC family protein — MSEYHVVILQYIVQLIAIMNPFSAIPTFISLTEGLEKARRREIVRKAYYAGLVIVVSFTLVGRYILEAFNISIASLRVGGGIILMVIALDMLGDEVRTKRMHPGDIAVVPIATPLIVGPGTITTILLLTSAAKSPMDILVILAAGFIACSLTFLILAVSDELTKLLSMSTVRAMGRFMALIIAGVAVEMIVMGLYTYYVELFKGS; from the coding sequence ATGAGTGAGTACCATGTGGTAATACTACAGTATATAGTTCAATTGATCGCTATAATGAACCCCTTCTCAGCTATACCTACATTCATATCGCTGACAGAGGGTTTAGAGAAAGCTAGGAGAAGAGAGATAGTTAGGAAAGCCTACTATGCTGGACTAGTAATAGTAGTCTCCTTCACTCTAGTAGGACGCTACATCCTTGAAGCATTCAATATATCTATTGCAAGCCTCAGAGTTGGAGGAGGGATCATACTAATGGTTATAGCTCTAGACATGCTTGGAGATGAAGTACGAACCAAGAGGATGCATCCAGGGGATATCGCGGTTGTCCCGATTGCAACACCACTGATAGTCGGCCCGGGTACCATTACAACAATACTCCTCTTGACCTCGGCTGCAAAAAGCCCCATGGACATCCTAGTGATTCTAGCAGCAGGCTTTATAGCATGCTCTCTTACATTCCTCATTCTAGCTGTAAGCGACGAGTTAACGAAGCTGCTTAGTATGTCAACTGTGCGGGCGATGGGCCGGTTTATGGCTCTCATAATAGCGGGTGTTGCAGTTGAAATGATTGTTATGGGATTGTACACCTACTACGTTGAGCTATTTAAGGGCAGCTAG
- a CDS encoding cation transporter — protein sequence MNLLWLIIVTGFAGGVLKIAGGLLYGSNTLFVDALTSIANMISLLIVLWFRRITSIPPDSDHHFGHERFEYVGILPIIIAYGFVAGIGVARLYYVREYTVGIGSFYLALAATLLYSIAVVYSRKTSPSLRAYGVFTASELLEGIVGIIASLGGTLYSYLIDYGGAVLLTSYIFYEIYEEGVRLVALMADVAPPLSVYEEVLKIAGSKGFTVKSLRLRTIVPGRYHGDMVIDSRGKPSPGSLAELKKELAVKGIDVCIDTYALR from the coding sequence ATGAACCTGCTGTGGCTTATCATAGTCACAGGTTTTGCAGGAGGAGTCTTGAAGATCGCTGGCGGCTTACTCTACGGTAGTAACACTTTATTCGTTGACGCCTTAACAAGTATTGCTAACATGATCTCGCTTCTCATAGTATTATGGTTCAGGAGGATTACTAGTATACCACCTGACTCTGACCACCATTTCGGGCATGAGCGGTTCGAGTACGTGGGTATTCTGCCAATAATTATAGCGTATGGTTTCGTAGCCGGCATAGGTGTTGCACGCTTATACTACGTGAGGGAGTATACTGTCGGCATTGGCTCATTCTACCTAGCGCTTGCTGCCACTCTCCTCTACAGTATAGCAGTCGTGTACTCCAGGAAGACTTCTCCATCTCTGAGAGCGTACGGCGTGTTCACTGCAAGCGAGCTACTAGAAGGTATTGTAGGCATTATAGCTAGTCTTGGAGGAACCCTCTACAGTTATCTAATCGACTATGGTGGAGCAGTACTATTAACATCATACATATTCTACGAGATCTATGAGGAGGGTGTTAGATTAGTAGCCCTCATGGCTGATGTAGCTCCCCCCTTAAGTGTATACGAGGAGGTGCTTAAGATAGCAGGCTCCAAGGGCTTTACAGTTAAATCACTCAGGCTGAGAACTATTGTACCAGGCAGGTATCATGGAGACATGGTAATAGACTCCAGGGGGAAACCATCCCCTGGGAGCCTAGCTGAACTGAAGAAGGAGCTTGCAGTTAAAGGAATCGATGTATGCATTGACACCTATGCTCTACGCTAG
- a CDS encoding ferredoxin codes for MYRVKIEPRENCIGDMVCVSICPDVFEMNADDGKSQIVEKYRDKGNIAVGIIPDDLAQCAQDAANACPVQIIHVEKV; via the coding sequence ATGTATAGAGTGAAGATCGAGCCTAGAGAGAACTGTATAGGAGACATGGTGTGCGTCTCAATATGCCCCGACGTATTCGAGATGAATGCAGATGACGGTAAAAGCCAGATCGTAGAGAAGTATAGAGATAAAGGCAACATAGCTGTCGGCATAATACCAGACGACCTAGCCCAGTGCGCTCAGGATGCAGCTAACGCATGCCCGGTTCAAATAATCCATGTTGAGAAAGTGTAA
- a CDS encoding M20 family metallopeptidase, protein MSESSILEVTRRILTGSIEYSTVLGDAYEDIVDFYREVLSEYGIHVTIHRVPEEYARRVLPEDFKPEKPRFILLARIGSGERVLQFNGHYDVVSPGEGWETPPFKPVVRYDLVYGRGSTDMKGGIAAVLSAMIRLTQGREPNVIVEAAIVPDEEIGGKTGTGYLVNELGSRPDYVVIAEPSGLDNIYIGHRGVLWGIVKVYGVQAHGSTPWLGDNAFEKMLVFARVFLDRYKEAIASRKSSYTYEDERASYPTITPGGVLIAPGSINIVPGVVGFSIDRRLIVEESIESVAREIEGMIEDVGRELGVKASFTLVEASPPAVTPPEHEYTRLLSRVIEDRIKVEPKRTVCVGGLDLRYYTVKGIPAVAYGPGEVGLAHKPNEYVRLSHVVKASEVYEEFVREFEKTALAREQ, encoded by the coding sequence TTGAGTGAATCCTCAATTCTAGAGGTTACTAGAAGGATACTCACAGGTAGTATTGAATACTCTACTGTGCTAGGAGACGCCTACGAGGATATCGTTGACTTCTATAGGGAGGTGCTCTCCGAGTATGGTATTCACGTGACAATCCATAGAGTTCCAGAGGAGTACGCTAGGCGTGTTCTCCCAGAGGACTTCAAGCCCGAGAAACCCAGGTTTATACTACTAGCGAGAATTGGTAGTGGTGAGAGAGTACTCCAATTCAACGGGCACTATGATGTAGTCTCTCCAGGTGAAGGCTGGGAGACACCACCGTTTAAACCGGTTGTCAGGTACGACTTAGTGTATGGGCGCGGCTCCACAGACATGAAGGGGGGTATAGCAGCTGTTCTCTCAGCTATGATAAGGCTCACACAGGGGAGAGAGCCTAATGTAATCGTGGAGGCAGCTATAGTCCCCGATGAGGAAATCGGAGGTAAAACTGGAACAGGCTACCTAGTTAACGAGCTGGGGAGTAGACCCGACTACGTTGTGATAGCTGAGCCTTCAGGACTAGATAATATTTACATCGGCCACAGAGGTGTTTTATGGGGTATAGTGAAGGTTTACGGTGTTCAAGCTCATGGCTCAACCCCCTGGCTAGGAGATAATGCATTCGAGAAGATGCTGGTGTTCGCAAGAGTGTTCCTTGATAGGTATAAGGAGGCTATAGCATCCAGGAAGAGTAGTTATACGTACGAGGATGAGAGGGCATCCTATCCAACAATAACGCCAGGCGGTGTTCTCATTGCTCCCGGCTCAATAAACATAGTGCCTGGGGTAGTAGGCTTCAGTATTGATAGAAGACTCATAGTTGAAGAAAGCATTGAAAGTGTTGCCAGGGAGATCGAGGGGATGATCGAGGATGTTGGGAGAGAGCTTGGAGTTAAAGCCTCCTTTACGCTTGTTGAAGCCTCTCCTCCAGCAGTTACCCCGCCTGAACACGAGTATACTCGTCTTCTCAGCAGGGTTATTGAAGACAGGATTAAAGTAGAGCCTAAGAGGACGGTGTGTGTTGGGGGATTAGACTTAAGATATTATACTGTGAAAGGCATACCAGCCGTAGCCTACGGGCCGGGTGAAGTAGGCTTAGCTCACAAGCCTAATGAATACGTAAGGCTAAGCCATGTTGTAAAGGCTAGTGAAGTCTACGAGGAGTTTGTAAGAGAGTTTGAGAAGACAGCATTGGCTAGAGAGCAGTAA